One genomic segment of Acomys russatus chromosome 6, mAcoRus1.1, whole genome shotgun sequence includes these proteins:
- the Ivns1abp gene encoding influenza virus NS1A-binding protein isoform X4 → MIPNGYLMFEDENFIESSVAKLNALRKSGQFCDVRLQVCGHEMLAHRAVLACCSPYLFEIFNSDSDPHGVSHVKLDDLNPEAVEVLLNYAYTAQLKADKELVKDVYSAAKKLKMDRVKQVCGDYLLSRMDVTSCISYRNFASCMGDSRLLNKVDAYIQEHLLQISEEEEFLKLPRLKLEVMLEDNVCLPSNGKLYTKVINWVQRSIWENGDNLEELMEEVY, encoded by the exons atgaTTCCCAATGGATATTTGATGTTTGAAGATGAAAATTTCATTGAATCTTCTGTTGCCAAATTGAATGCCCTGAGGAAAAGTGGGCAGTTCTGTGATGTTCGGCTTCAG GTCTGCGGCCATGAGATGCTGGCACACAGGGCGGTCCTGGCCTGCTGCAGCCCCTATCTGTTTGAAATCTTTAACAGTGACAGTGACCCTCACGGAGTTTCTCACGTGAAGTTGGATGATCTCAATCCAGAAGCTGTTGAAGTCTTGCTGAATTATGCATACACTGCTCA gttgaAAGCGGATAAGGAGTTAGTAAAAGATGTTTATTCTGCTGCAAAGAAGCTGAAGATGGACCGAGTAAAGCAG GTCTGTGGAGATTATTTACTATCTAGAATGGATGTTACTAGCTGCATCTCATACCGAAATTTTGCAAGTTGTATGGGAGACTCCCGTTTGTTGAATAAGGTTGACGCTTATATTCAGGAGCATTTGTTACAAATTTCAGAAGAGGAGGAATTTCTGAAGCTTCCGAGACTAAAG TTGGAGGTAATGCTTGAAGATAATGTTTGCTTGCCCAGCAATGGCAAATTGTACACAAAGGTAATCAACTGGGTGCAGCGCAGCATCTGGGAGAATGGCGACAACCTGGAAGAGCTCATGGAAGAG GTTTATTAA
- the Ivns1abp gene encoding influenza virus NS1A-binding protein isoform X1 codes for MIPNGYLMFEDENFIESSVAKLNALRKSGQFCDVRLQVCGHEMLAHRAVLACCSPYLFEIFNSDSDPHGVSHVKLDDLNPEAVEVLLNYAYTAQLKADKELVKDVYSAAKKLKMDRVKQVCGDYLLSRMDVTSCISYRNFASCMGDSRLLNKVDAYIQEHLLQISEEEEFLKLPRLKLEVMLEDNVCLPSNGKLYTKVINWVQRSIWENGDNLEELMEEVQTLYYSADHKLLDGNPLDGQAEVFGSDDDHIQFVQKKPPRENGHKQISGSSTGCLSSPNASMQNPKHEWKIVASEKTSNNTYLCLAVLDGTFCVIFLHGRNSPQSSPTSTPKLSKSLSFEMQPDELLEKPMSPMQYARSGLGTAEMNGKLIAAGGYNREECLRTVECYDPRTDHWSFLAPMRTPRARFQMAVLMGQLYVVGGSNGHSDDLSCGEMYDPSIDDWTPVPELRTNRCNAGVCALDGKLYIVGGSDPYGQKGLKNCDVFDPVTKSWTSCAPLNIRRHQSAVCELGGYLYIIGGAESWNCLNTVERYNPENNTWTLIAPMNVARRGAGVAVLDGKLFVGGGFDGSHAISCVEMYDPTRNEWKVMGNMTSPRSNAGITTVGNTIYAVGGFDGNEFLNTVEVYNLELNEWSPYTKIFQF; via the exons atgaTTCCCAATGGATATTTGATGTTTGAAGATGAAAATTTCATTGAATCTTCTGTTGCCAAATTGAATGCCCTGAGGAAAAGTGGGCAGTTCTGTGATGTTCGGCTTCAG GTCTGCGGCCATGAGATGCTGGCACACAGGGCGGTCCTGGCCTGCTGCAGCCCCTATCTGTTTGAAATCTTTAACAGTGACAGTGACCCTCACGGAGTTTCTCACGTGAAGTTGGATGATCTCAATCCAGAAGCTGTTGAAGTCTTGCTGAATTATGCATACACTGCTCA gttgaAAGCGGATAAGGAGTTAGTAAAAGATGTTTATTCTGCTGCAAAGAAGCTGAAGATGGACCGAGTAAAGCAG GTCTGTGGAGATTATTTACTATCTAGAATGGATGTTACTAGCTGCATCTCATACCGAAATTTTGCAAGTTGTATGGGAGACTCCCGTTTGTTGAATAAGGTTGACGCTTATATTCAGGAGCATTTGTTACAAATTTCAGAAGAGGAGGAATTTCTGAAGCTTCCGAGACTAAAG TTGGAGGTAATGCTTGAAGATAATGTTTGCTTGCCCAGCAATGGCAAATTGTACACAAAGGTAATCAACTGGGTGCAGCGCAGCATCTGGGAGAATGGCGACAACCTGGAAGAGCTCATGGAAGAG GTTCAAACCTTGTACTACTCAGCTGATCACAAGCTGCTTGATGGGAACCCACTAGATGGACAGGCTGAGGTGTTTGGCAGTGATGATGACCACATTCAGTTTGTGCAG AAAAAGCCACCCCGTGAGAATGGCCATAAGCAGATAAGTGGCAGTTCCACTGGATGTCTCTCTTCTCCAAATGCTTCAATGCAAAATCCTAAGCATGAATGGAAAATCGTTGCTTCAGAAAAGACTTCAA ACAACACTTACTTgtgcctggctgtgctggacgGTACATTCTGTGTCATTTTCCTTCACGGGCGGAACAGTCCACAGAGCTCGCCAACAAGTACTCCAAAACTGAGCAAGAGTTTAAGCTTTGAGATGCAGCCAGACGAGCTCCTAGAAAAGCCCATGTCTCCCATGCAGTATGCGCGGTCTGGGCTAGGGACAGCAGAGATGAATGGCAAACTCATAGCTGCAG GTGGTTATAACAGAGAAGAATGTCTTCGAACAGTTGAGTGCTATGATCCTCGAACAGATCATTGGTCTTTCCTTGCTCCCATGAGGACACCAAGAGCCCGCTTCCAAATGGCTGTGCTGATG GGACAACTCTATGTGGTGGGTGGATCAAATGGACACTCAGATGACCTGAGTTGTGGAGAAATGTATGACCCAAGTATTGATGACTGGACTCCCGTTCCAGAGTTGAGAACTAACCGTTGTAATGCAG GAGTGTGTGCTCTGGATGGGAAATTGTACATTGTTGGTGGCTCCGATCCGTATGGTCAAAAAGGCCTGAAAAATTGTGATGTATTTGATCCTGTCACAAAGTCATGGACAAGCTGTGCGCCTCTTAACATTC GTAGACATCAGTCTGCAGTTTGTGAACTTGGTGGTTATTTGTATATTATTGGAGGTGCAGAATCTTGGAATTGTTTGAACACAGTAGAACGATACAATCCTGAAAATAACACCTGGACTTTAATCGCACCCATGAATGTGGCGAGGCGAGGAGCTGGAGTTGCTGTTCTTGATG GCAAACTGTTTGTAGGTGGCGGCTTTGATGGTTCTCATGCTATCAGTTGTGTGGAGATGTATGATCCAACTAGAAATGAATGGAAGGTGATGGGAAACATGACTTCTCCGAGGAGCAATGCTGGGATCACAACTGTAGGGAATACCATTTATGCAGTGGGAGGATTTGATGGCAATGAGTTTCTGAACACGGTGGAAGTGTATAACCTTGAGTTGAATGAGTGGAGCCCTTACACCAAGATTTTTCAGTTTTAA
- the Ivns1abp gene encoding influenza virus NS1A-binding protein isoform X2: MIPNGYLMFEDENFIESSVAKLNALRKSGQFCDVRLQVCGHEMLAHRAVLACCSPYLFEIFNSDSDPHGVSHVKLDDLNPEAVEVLLNYAYTAQLKADKELVKDVYSAAKKLKMDRVKQVCGDYLLSRMDVTSCISYRNFASCMGDSRLLNKVDAYIQEHLLQISEEEEFLKLPRLKVQTLYYSADHKLLDGNPLDGQAEVFGSDDDHIQFVQKKPPRENGHKQISGSSTGCLSSPNASMQNPKHEWKIVASEKTSNNTYLCLAVLDGTFCVIFLHGRNSPQSSPTSTPKLSKSLSFEMQPDELLEKPMSPMQYARSGLGTAEMNGKLIAAGGYNREECLRTVECYDPRTDHWSFLAPMRTPRARFQMAVLMGQLYVVGGSNGHSDDLSCGEMYDPSIDDWTPVPELRTNRCNAGVCALDGKLYIVGGSDPYGQKGLKNCDVFDPVTKSWTSCAPLNIRRHQSAVCELGGYLYIIGGAESWNCLNTVERYNPENNTWTLIAPMNVARRGAGVAVLDGKLFVGGGFDGSHAISCVEMYDPTRNEWKVMGNMTSPRSNAGITTVGNTIYAVGGFDGNEFLNTVEVYNLELNEWSPYTKIFQF, encoded by the exons atgaTTCCCAATGGATATTTGATGTTTGAAGATGAAAATTTCATTGAATCTTCTGTTGCCAAATTGAATGCCCTGAGGAAAAGTGGGCAGTTCTGTGATGTTCGGCTTCAG GTCTGCGGCCATGAGATGCTGGCACACAGGGCGGTCCTGGCCTGCTGCAGCCCCTATCTGTTTGAAATCTTTAACAGTGACAGTGACCCTCACGGAGTTTCTCACGTGAAGTTGGATGATCTCAATCCAGAAGCTGTTGAAGTCTTGCTGAATTATGCATACACTGCTCA gttgaAAGCGGATAAGGAGTTAGTAAAAGATGTTTATTCTGCTGCAAAGAAGCTGAAGATGGACCGAGTAAAGCAG GTCTGTGGAGATTATTTACTATCTAGAATGGATGTTACTAGCTGCATCTCATACCGAAATTTTGCAAGTTGTATGGGAGACTCCCGTTTGTTGAATAAGGTTGACGCTTATATTCAGGAGCATTTGTTACAAATTTCAGAAGAGGAGGAATTTCTGAAGCTTCCGAGACTAAAG GTTCAAACCTTGTACTACTCAGCTGATCACAAGCTGCTTGATGGGAACCCACTAGATGGACAGGCTGAGGTGTTTGGCAGTGATGATGACCACATTCAGTTTGTGCAG AAAAAGCCACCCCGTGAGAATGGCCATAAGCAGATAAGTGGCAGTTCCACTGGATGTCTCTCTTCTCCAAATGCTTCAATGCAAAATCCTAAGCATGAATGGAAAATCGTTGCTTCAGAAAAGACTTCAA ACAACACTTACTTgtgcctggctgtgctggacgGTACATTCTGTGTCATTTTCCTTCACGGGCGGAACAGTCCACAGAGCTCGCCAACAAGTACTCCAAAACTGAGCAAGAGTTTAAGCTTTGAGATGCAGCCAGACGAGCTCCTAGAAAAGCCCATGTCTCCCATGCAGTATGCGCGGTCTGGGCTAGGGACAGCAGAGATGAATGGCAAACTCATAGCTGCAG GTGGTTATAACAGAGAAGAATGTCTTCGAACAGTTGAGTGCTATGATCCTCGAACAGATCATTGGTCTTTCCTTGCTCCCATGAGGACACCAAGAGCCCGCTTCCAAATGGCTGTGCTGATG GGACAACTCTATGTGGTGGGTGGATCAAATGGACACTCAGATGACCTGAGTTGTGGAGAAATGTATGACCCAAGTATTGATGACTGGACTCCCGTTCCAGAGTTGAGAACTAACCGTTGTAATGCAG GAGTGTGTGCTCTGGATGGGAAATTGTACATTGTTGGTGGCTCCGATCCGTATGGTCAAAAAGGCCTGAAAAATTGTGATGTATTTGATCCTGTCACAAAGTCATGGACAAGCTGTGCGCCTCTTAACATTC GTAGACATCAGTCTGCAGTTTGTGAACTTGGTGGTTATTTGTATATTATTGGAGGTGCAGAATCTTGGAATTGTTTGAACACAGTAGAACGATACAATCCTGAAAATAACACCTGGACTTTAATCGCACCCATGAATGTGGCGAGGCGAGGAGCTGGAGTTGCTGTTCTTGATG GCAAACTGTTTGTAGGTGGCGGCTTTGATGGTTCTCATGCTATCAGTTGTGTGGAGATGTATGATCCAACTAGAAATGAATGGAAGGTGATGGGAAACATGACTTCTCCGAGGAGCAATGCTGGGATCACAACTGTAGGGAATACCATTTATGCAGTGGGAGGATTTGATGGCAATGAGTTTCTGAACACGGTGGAAGTGTATAACCTTGAGTTGAATGAGTGGAGCCCTTACACCAAGATTTTTCAGTTTTAA
- the Ivns1abp gene encoding influenza virus NS1A-binding protein isoform X3 — protein sequence MVQTLYYSADHKLLDGNPLDGQAEVFGSDDDHIQFVQKKPPRENGHKQISGSSTGCLSSPNASMQNPKHEWKIVASEKTSNNTYLCLAVLDGTFCVIFLHGRNSPQSSPTSTPKLSKSLSFEMQPDELLEKPMSPMQYARSGLGTAEMNGKLIAAGGYNREECLRTVECYDPRTDHWSFLAPMRTPRARFQMAVLMGQLYVVGGSNGHSDDLSCGEMYDPSIDDWTPVPELRTNRCNAGVCALDGKLYIVGGSDPYGQKGLKNCDVFDPVTKSWTSCAPLNIRRHQSAVCELGGYLYIIGGAESWNCLNTVERYNPENNTWTLIAPMNVARRGAGVAVLDGKLFVGGGFDGSHAISCVEMYDPTRNEWKVMGNMTSPRSNAGITTVGNTIYAVGGFDGNEFLNTVEVYNLELNEWSPYTKIFQF from the exons ATG GTTCAAACCTTGTACTACTCAGCTGATCACAAGCTGCTTGATGGGAACCCACTAGATGGACAGGCTGAGGTGTTTGGCAGTGATGATGACCACATTCAGTTTGTGCAG AAAAAGCCACCCCGTGAGAATGGCCATAAGCAGATAAGTGGCAGTTCCACTGGATGTCTCTCTTCTCCAAATGCTTCAATGCAAAATCCTAAGCATGAATGGAAAATCGTTGCTTCAGAAAAGACTTCAA ACAACACTTACTTgtgcctggctgtgctggacgGTACATTCTGTGTCATTTTCCTTCACGGGCGGAACAGTCCACAGAGCTCGCCAACAAGTACTCCAAAACTGAGCAAGAGTTTAAGCTTTGAGATGCAGCCAGACGAGCTCCTAGAAAAGCCCATGTCTCCCATGCAGTATGCGCGGTCTGGGCTAGGGACAGCAGAGATGAATGGCAAACTCATAGCTGCAG GTGGTTATAACAGAGAAGAATGTCTTCGAACAGTTGAGTGCTATGATCCTCGAACAGATCATTGGTCTTTCCTTGCTCCCATGAGGACACCAAGAGCCCGCTTCCAAATGGCTGTGCTGATG GGACAACTCTATGTGGTGGGTGGATCAAATGGACACTCAGATGACCTGAGTTGTGGAGAAATGTATGACCCAAGTATTGATGACTGGACTCCCGTTCCAGAGTTGAGAACTAACCGTTGTAATGCAG GAGTGTGTGCTCTGGATGGGAAATTGTACATTGTTGGTGGCTCCGATCCGTATGGTCAAAAAGGCCTGAAAAATTGTGATGTATTTGATCCTGTCACAAAGTCATGGACAAGCTGTGCGCCTCTTAACATTC GTAGACATCAGTCTGCAGTTTGTGAACTTGGTGGTTATTTGTATATTATTGGAGGTGCAGAATCTTGGAATTGTTTGAACACAGTAGAACGATACAATCCTGAAAATAACACCTGGACTTTAATCGCACCCATGAATGTGGCGAGGCGAGGAGCTGGAGTTGCTGTTCTTGATG GCAAACTGTTTGTAGGTGGCGGCTTTGATGGTTCTCATGCTATCAGTTGTGTGGAGATGTATGATCCAACTAGAAATGAATGGAAGGTGATGGGAAACATGACTTCTCCGAGGAGCAATGCTGGGATCACAACTGTAGGGAATACCATTTATGCAGTGGGAGGATTTGATGGCAATGAGTTTCTGAACACGGTGGAAGTGTATAACCTTGAGTTGAATGAGTGGAGCCCTTACACCAAGATTTTTCAGTTTTAA